A single genomic interval of Fibrobacter sp. UWB4 harbors:
- a CDS encoding TIGR03915 family putative DNA repair protein produces MSLAIHYDSTFDGFLSAVFEIYRQHLDVSCFVAERTYEAEHEAVSDLFAQPFHVETSEESARRLKRAIINAASKDVLNLLETCFRSEEANIEMNILAYLRKLFAGLDPNYGRNPSSLEMIPLITIARSVRREMDNMYGMVRFNKAPDGMYIAEIEPKYDILEMIVGHFRCRYPNGTWAIIDVKRGFGVYYENYRTHFVTVPDPSYISAHAPPDEFTRMWKSYYDTMAIKERLNPRLLRRCLPVRYWKHLPERSLSSYSAKTAGNVLPSQLPSEVAKSNASASIRLK; encoded by the coding sequence ATGTCCCTCGCAATTCATTACGATTCTACTTTCGATGGCTTCTTGAGTGCCGTTTTCGAGATATACCGCCAGCATCTTGATGTTTCTTGCTTTGTCGCCGAACGCACGTACGAAGCAGAACACGAAGCGGTGTCAGATCTTTTTGCGCAGCCTTTCCATGTCGAAACATCTGAAGAATCTGCCAGACGCTTGAAGCGGGCCATTATCAATGCAGCAAGCAAAGACGTCTTGAACTTGCTTGAAACCTGTTTCCGTTCCGAAGAAGCAAACATCGAGATGAACATTCTCGCGTACTTGCGCAAGCTTTTTGCTGGGCTAGACCCGAACTACGGCCGCAATCCATCAAGCCTTGAAATGATTCCGCTCATTACGATTGCGCGTTCCGTGCGTCGCGAAATGGACAACATGTACGGAATGGTGCGCTTCAACAAGGCTCCCGATGGCATGTACATCGCCGAGATTGAACCCAAGTATGATATTCTTGAAATGATTGTCGGTCATTTTCGCTGTCGCTATCCGAACGGCACATGGGCGATTATCGATGTCAAGCGTGGCTTTGGCGTCTATTACGAGAATTACCGGACGCATTTTGTAACGGTCCCTGATCCAAGTTACATTTCTGCTCACGCGCCTCCCGATGAATTTACGCGTATGTGGAAGTCCTATTACGACACGATGGCAATCAAGGAGCGGCTCAACCCGCGCCTGCTTCGACGTTGCCTGCCAGTACGTTATTGGAAGCATCTTCCTGAGCGCTCGTTGTCGAGCTACTCGGCAAAAACCGCCGGGAATGTTTTGCCGTCACAGCTTCCGTCAGAAGTAGCCAAGTCAAACGCGTCAGCGTCCATAAGGCTTAAATGA
- a CDS encoding glutaminyl-peptide cyclotransferase encodes MFRSVSLCASLVFALSSFAKAEAPRVEPTILDSIPHETSHFTQGLSFDGKELIETTGQYGKSGLYRRTLDGKILDSARIEERYFGEGSVVLGDEIYYLTWKSHKAFIYSRKPFKMKGEFRIPTEGWGLTLWQDQLLMSNGSDELLQISPGGFSVTGVVKVRDGRYSIKLLNELEVVGNVVYANIWQTDLIAEIEMPSGKVLRYIDFSKKAGAVRDSHPGVDVLNGIAYDGKDFWITGKLWPQIYKVKF; translated from the coding sequence ATGTTTAGAAGTGTATCTCTTTGTGCGTCTCTCGTCTTCGCTCTCTCGTCTTTTGCAAAAGCCGAGGCTCCTCGTGTAGAACCAACCATTCTCGATTCGATTCCGCACGAAACGTCTCATTTTACGCAGGGGCTTTCGTTTGATGGCAAAGAGCTGATCGAAACGACAGGGCAGTATGGAAAGTCTGGCCTGTATCGTCGTACACTAGACGGGAAAATCCTGGATTCAGCTCGTATCGAGGAACGCTATTTTGGTGAAGGTTCCGTTGTGCTTGGCGACGAGATTTACTACCTCACGTGGAAATCGCACAAGGCATTTATTTATTCGCGCAAGCCTTTTAAAATGAAGGGCGAATTTCGAATCCCGACAGAAGGCTGGGGACTTACGCTTTGGCAGGACCAGCTTTTAATGAGTAACGGTTCTGACGAACTTCTGCAAATTTCGCCGGGAGGCTTTTCTGTGACGGGGGTCGTCAAGGTTCGTGATGGGCGTTATTCGATAAAGCTGTTGAATGAGCTTGAAGTTGTTGGAAACGTCGTGTATGCGAATATCTGGCAGACGGATTTGATTGCTGAAATTGAAATGCCGAGCGGGAAAGTGCTCCGCTACATTGACTTCTCGAAAAAGGCGGGGGCGGTTCGCGACAGCCATCCTGGTGTCGATGTCTTGAACGGTATTGCCTACGATGGCAAGGATTTCTGGATTACCGGCAAGCTCTGGCCGCAGATTTATAAAGTCAAGTTCTAG
- a CDS encoding putative DNA modification/repair radical SAM protein, producing the protein MDIRDKLNILGDAAKYDVSCSSSGSKRNSPKGGMGCGHSSGICHTWSADGRCISLLKVLFSNACKYDCAYCVNRRSNDIPRATFTPKELINLTLEFYRRNYIEGLFLSSAVIGNPDYTMELLIKVAKELRLVHHFGGYIHLKAIPGASSRLLFEAGLYADRSSVNIEIPSDKQLQYLAPEKNFASIYRPMNFLAERKLEYKADKSKYSPKFLPAGQSTQMIVGASGETDFQILTLSAGFYKQQQMKRVYFSGYVPINADKRLPVITTKPPLLREHRLYQADWLMRFYKFEYNEILDEKNPFLDPDLDPKVMWALRHPECFPVDLQTADYEMILRVPGIGVRSAQLIVSGRRYSKIRLEHLKKMGVVLKRAKYFIYDSDVPRELHKLYPEMIRPLLIAGKPKNDQLDLFDSMPAALHAPAKAQSSANALPIANN; encoded by the coding sequence ATGGATATACGCGATAAACTGAACATTCTGGGTGATGCTGCCAAGTACGATGTTTCATGCTCATCGAGCGGTTCCAAGCGCAATTCGCCAAAAGGCGGAATGGGGTGCGGGCACAGCTCGGGCATTTGCCACACGTGGAGCGCCGATGGTCGCTGCATTTCGCTATTGAAGGTTTTGTTCAGTAACGCCTGCAAGTACGATTGCGCCTATTGCGTGAACCGTCGCAGTAACGATATCCCGCGAGCAACTTTTACACCGAAGGAACTCATCAACCTCACGCTTGAGTTTTACCGCCGTAATTACATTGAAGGGCTTTTCCTGAGTTCTGCCGTGATAGGCAATCCTGACTATACGATGGAGCTTTTGATTAAAGTGGCTAAGGAATTGCGTCTGGTGCACCATTTTGGCGGGTACATTCACTTGAAGGCGATTCCGGGGGCTAGTTCGAGACTTTTGTTTGAGGCGGGGCTGTATGCCGACCGCAGCAGCGTGAATATCGAAATTCCTTCGGACAAGCAGCTGCAATACCTCGCACCCGAAAAGAATTTCGCCTCCATTTACCGCCCAATGAATTTCTTGGCGGAACGCAAGCTTGAATACAAAGCGGACAAGTCCAAGTATTCTCCGAAGTTCTTGCCGGCGGGGCAAAGTACACAGATGATTGTCGGAGCGTCGGGGGAGACTGATTTCCAGATTTTGACGCTCTCGGCGGGCTTTTACAAGCAGCAGCAAATGAAGCGTGTTTATTTCTCGGGGTATGTTCCCATAAATGCGGACAAGCGCTTGCCTGTAATTACCACAAAACCGCCGCTTTTACGCGAACACCGGCTTTATCAAGCCGACTGGCTCATGCGTTTTTACAAGTTCGAGTACAACGAGATTCTCGATGAGAAAAATCCATTTCTGGACCCGGATTTAGACCCGAAAGTGATGTGGGCACTCCGCCATCCGGAATGCTTCCCGGTCGATTTGCAGACCGCTGATTACGAGATGATTTTGCGTGTGCCCGGCATTGGCGTGAGGTCTGCGCAACTCATTGTAAGCGGCAGGCGTTATTCTAAAATTAGGCTTGAACATTTGAAGAAAATGGGGGTGGTGCTCAAGCGCGCGAAATACTTCATTTACGATAGTGACGTGCCGCGAGAACTCCACAAGCTCTATCCCGAGATGATTCGCCCGTTGCTTATTGCGGGCAAGCCCAAGAACGATCAACTCGACCTGTTCGACTCCATGCCCGCCGCACTCCACGCACCAGCCAAAGCACAGTCATCAGCAAATGCGTTGCCTATTGCAAATAACTAA
- a CDS encoding radical SAM protein, translating to MQKIESGIETEAIFNQCDGISLEDIDKLKYLLHTHNLLTSKTDSRQSKCSSTCALKEYPTLAVLKITLACNLKCVYCYSNAGIDQSSHMSTETAHKVVDEYVRLNPGKSITVVLHGGEPLINFKLIKDLVEYSKKYDNKVIISIQTNASMVTDEIAEFIKSNNIQVGVSLDGPAPFQNTARVLQNGKGSLDQTLRGIRILQKHGVLFGVLGVMTSNVAEHIDEVLDFYLANNIYSFSFIPLMKVGRGGNDSSLYVTGEQIFKAYKRIYERVVENNTHNQEKIHERTLADMASSLFANENTFMCSQIPCGAGKNMLGFSNNGDIYICDDFIGDPDFKIGNVHEAPIDKLLAQSPIMAKTLSRSRDNFKRCKDCVWKRLCGGVCHSVDHYAGKDGELENEVCEFNKMMLPFLIEEFENNPQLPYLLNFNIPNEDPRNIFVALDNGKDKDSIDLQTFYSLMDIHDVKHYEKVAIYGKDFEQNKDVMAMIDILDSKKSHSTVILEGSKLNCPEYKQFIDSNVDEIWIKPDVDGKNISVQLGQVKELLQYRIKQNSSSLISLLLPIKESLWNEDLAHWIKDNLNPTDKVLLYEDGHEDSKSVLEKIRKFNLKTFVIVESYSEETYNQCKGIVMFEKQDIFLIDKSNLKGEKVNLEKVILS from the coding sequence GTGCAAAAGATAGAATCCGGCATAGAGACGGAAGCCATATTTAATCAATGCGACGGAATTTCTCTTGAAGATATCGACAAGCTAAAATATCTTCTGCATACGCATAATCTGCTTACTTCTAAAACAGATTCAAGACAGAGCAAGTGCAGCTCCACCTGCGCATTAAAAGAATATCCGACCCTTGCTGTTTTGAAAATCACTCTAGCCTGTAACTTAAAGTGCGTATACTGCTATTCAAACGCAGGCATTGACCAGTCCTCCCACATGTCAACAGAAACAGCGCACAAAGTTGTAGACGAATACGTCCGCTTAAATCCAGGCAAGAGCATAACTGTTGTTTTACATGGTGGAGAACCGTTAATCAATTTCAAACTGATCAAGGATCTTGTTGAATATTCAAAAAAATACGATAACAAGGTGATTATATCCATTCAGACAAACGCGTCTATGGTCACCGACGAAATTGCAGAATTTATCAAGAGCAACAATATCCAAGTCGGCGTAAGTCTCGATGGACCGGCCCCATTCCAAAATACAGCGAGAGTCTTGCAAAATGGCAAAGGCTCCCTGGATCAGACATTGCGTGGGATCCGCATATTGCAAAAGCACGGGGTCCTCTTTGGCGTATTGGGCGTCATGACAAGCAATGTCGCCGAACACATTGATGAAGTTCTTGATTTTTACCTCGCCAATAACATCTACTCATTCTCATTCATTCCCCTAATGAAAGTTGGACGTGGAGGGAACGACAGCTCTCTATATGTAACAGGAGAGCAGATATTCAAAGCCTATAAAAGAATATACGAACGGGTTGTCGAAAACAACACCCACAATCAAGAAAAAATACACGAACGCACTTTGGCAGACATGGCATCCAGCTTATTTGCAAACGAAAACACGTTTATGTGTTCGCAGATTCCCTGTGGCGCAGGGAAAAACATGCTCGGTTTTTCGAACAACGGTGACATTTATATCTGCGATGATTTCATTGGCGACCCGGATTTCAAAATAGGAAACGTCCACGAAGCGCCCATCGACAAACTGCTTGCGCAAAGCCCAATTATGGCCAAAACGCTCAGCCGTTCGAGAGACAACTTTAAACGCTGCAAGGACTGCGTCTGGAAAAGGCTATGCGGTGGAGTTTGCCATTCTGTTGACCATTACGCCGGAAAAGATGGCGAACTGGAAAACGAAGTTTGCGAATTCAACAAAATGATGTTGCCATTCTTAATTGAAGAGTTTGAAAATAACCCTCAATTACCGTATCTGCTCAATTTTAATATTCCAAACGAAGATCCAAGAAACATTTTTGTCGCTTTGGACAACGGGAAAGACAAGGATTCCATAGATTTACAGACCTTCTACAGCCTTATGGACATTCACGACGTAAAGCACTACGAAAAGGTCGCAATTTACGGAAAGGATTTTGAGCAGAACAAAGATGTTATGGCAATGATCGACATACTCGATTCCAAGAAGAGCCATAGCACGGTTATATTGGAAGGTTCCAAGCTTAATTGCCCAGAATACAAGCAGTTCATCGATTCAAACGTCGATGAAATCTGGATAAAGCCGGACGTTGATGGAAAAAACATCTCAGTACAACTCGGTCAAGTAAAAGAGCTGCTGCAATATCGTATAAAACAGAATTCCAGCTCTTTAATTTCCCTCCTTTTGCCAATCAAGGAGAGTCTCTGGAACGAAGATCTCGCCCACTGGATTAAGGACAACTTGAACCCAACGGACAAGGTCCTTCTTTACGAAGATGGACATGAAGATTCAAAATCGGTTCTTGAAAAAATACGAAAATTCAATTTGAAAACATTTGTCATTGTAGAGTCTTATTCGGAAGAAACATACAATCAATGCAAAGGCATTGTCATGTTTGAAAAACAGGATATTTTCCTGATTGACAAATCCAACTTAAAAGGCGAAAAAGTCAATTTAGAAAAGGTTATCCTCTCGTAA
- a CDS encoding cellulase family glycosylhydrolase, translating to MEKIKDMNGSSVKPGFFVQDSFLYSKDNEKVVLRGVNHMFIWTDREGKTIPEIAKTGANCVRIVWNTRGRISDLDNIISLCIANGMIPIPEIHDTTGNWDRLSDALEFWLREETLQMIYNHQEYLILNIGNEPGDKAQTADDFFNAYNIIVTKLRASGVRVPIMIDADEWGQNEKNLLNVGPKLLQADPEHNLIFSIHMWWPTERHNPVATGYETVKDRIKATLEESLKRKIPLIVGEFAPVAAGGVREIPYKFIMSECERLNIGWLAWSWGPGNFDSPEMDMTVHGSYNTLIGWGKEVAVDSPLGIQNTSVIPSFIQNRDFTTGSQGTGANIIENGEFNAENPLSGWTTDFWGGKGDVTVKDGVVHFDIKKGGKDSWNLQFKQHFALHKGVTYIFSMRARADKPRTLNVNIKKDCEAYTPYANGRILDLSTSWQNFSWKFTMKEETDVDAVLIFDMGGVPISWNLADVSLVHARSVADRLNRTFQRNVQKNSGYFNAPNGPWELHLYSTNGTLLDILDKGKGGEGMRQYPKIERSGIMVIKDIG from the coding sequence ATGGAGAAAATTAAAGACATGAACGGCTCATCTGTGAAACCGGGCTTTTTCGTTCAGGATTCTTTTCTGTACAGTAAGGACAACGAAAAGGTTGTCCTTCGTGGTGTAAACCACATGTTTATTTGGACAGATCGCGAAGGCAAGACCATTCCCGAAATTGCAAAGACTGGCGCAAACTGTGTAAGAATTGTTTGGAATACTCGCGGCCGCATCAGCGACCTCGACAATATCATTTCGCTTTGTATCGCAAATGGCATGATTCCTATCCCGGAAATTCATGACACGACCGGTAACTGGGACCGCCTGAGTGACGCTCTTGAATTCTGGCTTCGCGAAGAAACGCTCCAGATGATTTACAATCATCAGGAATACCTGATTTTGAACATCGGTAACGAACCAGGCGACAAGGCGCAGACTGCCGATGATTTTTTCAACGCCTATAATATCATCGTGACTAAGCTCCGTGCCTCTGGCGTACGTGTACCGATTATGATCGACGCCGACGAATGGGGCCAGAACGAAAAGAACTTGTTGAACGTAGGGCCGAAGCTTTTGCAGGCCGACCCAGAACACAACCTGATTTTCTCGATTCACATGTGGTGGCCGACCGAACGCCACAATCCGGTGGCAACAGGTTACGAGACCGTCAAGGACCGCATCAAGGCCACGCTTGAAGAATCCCTCAAGCGCAAGATTCCACTGATCGTCGGTGAATTTGCACCGGTGGCTGCTGGCGGTGTCCGTGAAATTCCGTACAAGTTTATCATGTCGGAATGCGAACGCCTGAACATCGGCTGGCTTGCGTGGAGCTGGGGTCCGGGTAACTTCGATAGTCCGGAAATGGACATGACGGTTCACGGTTCCTACAACACGCTTATCGGCTGGGGCAAGGAAGTCGCTGTCGATAGCCCTCTCGGAATCCAGAATACAAGCGTAATTCCGAGCTTTATTCAGAATCGAGATTTCACGACTGGTTCTCAGGGTACAGGCGCGAACATCATCGAAAACGGTGAATTTAATGCTGAAAATCCGCTTTCAGGCTGGACAACCGACTTCTGGGGTGGCAAGGGCGATGTTACCGTTAAGGATGGCGTCGTGCATTTCGACATCAAGAAAGGCGGCAAGGATTCCTGGAATCTCCAGTTCAAGCAGCATTTCGCGCTCCACAAGGGCGTCACGTACATCTTTAGCATGCGCGCTAGGGCAGACAAGCCACGTACGCTCAACGTGAACATCAAGAAGGACTGCGAAGCTTACACTCCGTATGCAAACGGCCGTATTCTTGACTTGAGCACGAGCTGGCAGAATTTCAGCTGGAAGTTCACGATGAAGGAAGAAACCGACGTGGATGCCGTGCTGATTTTCGATATGGGCGGTGTGCCCATTTCCTGGAATCTCGCAGACGTTTCGCTTGTTCATGCCCGTAGCGTTGCCGACCGCCTGAACAGGACGTTCCAGCGCAATGTGCAAAAGAACTCCGGCTACTTCAATGCGCCGAACGGTCCGTGGGAACTGCACCTCTATTCGACGAACGGCACCTTGCTTGACATTCTTGACAAGGGCAAGGGCGGGGAAGGCATGCGCCAGTATCCGAAGATCGAGCGTAGCGGCATCATGGTCATCAAGGACATTGGTTAA
- a CDS encoding DUF4416 family protein has protein sequence MGEIRTPAKVKIIVGILAKDAKSVETVREVLKSRFGEEDLNLEPFPFTFTNYYKEEIGDAPVRAFFSYENLVDRETIVDIKLWTNDIELEIAKENGTPGLRPVNLDPGYMTLGQFFLATTKDQRQRVYMQRGIFVEPTLYFQDGHFHAFDWTYRDYQSENYIKYLEEVRKRLAYQMTTGRAYRLRRENGAKRLQTKDEREHFQKAIPQK, from the coding sequence ATGGGTGAAATAAGAACTCCTGCCAAAGTGAAAATTATCGTTGGCATCCTAGCGAAAGACGCCAAGTCCGTAGAAACCGTCCGCGAAGTGCTCAAGTCGCGTTTCGGCGAAGAAGACCTGAACCTGGAACCGTTCCCGTTTACGTTTACCAACTACTATAAAGAAGAAATTGGCGATGCGCCGGTGCGAGCGTTCTTTAGCTACGAGAATCTCGTTGATCGCGAGACGATTGTCGATATCAAGCTTTGGACAAACGATATTGAACTTGAAATTGCAAAGGAAAACGGGACACCAGGACTGCGCCCCGTGAATCTTGATCCGGGCTACATGACGCTTGGGCAGTTCTTTTTGGCAACCACCAAGGACCAGCGCCAGCGCGTTTACATGCAGCGCGGGATTTTCGTGGAGCCGACGCTATATTTCCAGGATGGTCATTTCCACGCTTTTGACTGGACTTACCGTGACTACCAGAGCGAAAATTACATCAAGTACCTCGAAGAGGTACGCAAGCGCTTGGCGTATCAAATGACTACTGGAAGAGCGTATAGACTTAGACGAGAGAACGGCGCAAAACGCCTACAGACGAAAGACGAGAGAGAACATTTCCAAAAGGCGATTCCCCAAAAATAA
- a CDS encoding glutamine synthetase III, with amino-acid sequence MSNAYRLKAIKEIASEAAGANMAAAPANIDFYGEDVFNADAMRTYLPKDICKKLFATIDDGAPLDPSIAGEVAHGMKKWALDRGATHFTHWFQPLTGSTAEKHDSFLEPEGDKAILAFSGKNLIVGEPDASSFPSGGLRSTFEARGYTAWDPTSPAFIKRHGNGATLCIPTAFCSYTGEALDKKTPLLRSIQALQKSADRLMGLFGVAQQKVTVTLGAEQEYFLVDKRFYLQRPDLYQAGRTLFGAAPAKHQQMEDHYFGSIPSRILNFMNDVEKELWKLGIPAKTRHNEVAPAQFELAPMFEEVNLACDHNMQIMEVLRQVADRHGLVCLLHEKPFAGINGSGKHNNWSVNYGKTNLLNPGKDPHQNAIFLTTLCAVIYAVDTHADLLRMAVASAGNDHRLGANEAPPAIISMYLGDQLADVVDQLEKGDPKSSKQAGALKLGSDTLPPLPRDATDRNRTSPFAFTGNKFEFRAPGSSQSCSEPNVILNTIVAEAFDIIADKLASVPSDKFHEELQKLLQKIVKEHKRVIFNGNGYTDEWVEEAAKRGLPNIRTTMEALQALTKKENVALFEKYGVFNKRELDSRYEVNMEDYHKKIHIEGEIARDMAKDIILPQAIEAYSTALKANEMALNQGLPALDSYAKPLGEGIKKLLAAIEVMEKALAGKHEDILNGMLDLRLVVDALEKVVPDEKWPLPKYREMLFIY; translated from the coding sequence ATGAGCAACGCATATAGATTAAAAGCAATCAAGGAAATCGCGAGCGAAGCCGCCGGCGCAAACATGGCCGCAGCCCCCGCAAACATCGACTTTTATGGTGAAGACGTATTCAACGCCGACGCCATGCGCACTTACCTGCCGAAAGACATCTGCAAAAAGCTTTTCGCAACTATCGACGATGGCGCACCGCTCGACCCGAGCATCGCTGGCGAAGTTGCACACGGCATGAAAAAGTGGGCCCTTGATCGTGGCGCTACTCACTTTACTCACTGGTTCCAGCCCCTTACCGGTTCCACCGCCGAAAAGCACGACTCTTTCTTGGAACCCGAAGGTGACAAGGCTATCCTCGCTTTCAGCGGCAAGAACCTGATCGTCGGCGAACCGGACGCTTCTTCTTTCCCGAGCGGTGGTCTCCGTTCTACTTTCGAAGCTCGTGGTTACACCGCTTGGGATCCGACTTCCCCGGCATTCATCAAGCGTCACGGCAACGGTGCAACGCTCTGCATCCCGACTGCTTTCTGTAGCTACACAGGTGAAGCACTCGACAAGAAGACTCCGCTTCTCCGTTCTATCCAGGCTTTGCAGAAATCCGCTGACCGCCTCATGGGCCTCTTCGGTGTCGCCCAGCAGAAAGTCACCGTCACGCTTGGTGCCGAACAGGAATACTTCCTCGTCGACAAGCGCTTCTACCTCCAGCGCCCGGACCTTTACCAGGCTGGCCGCACCTTGTTCGGTGCAGCTCCGGCAAAGCACCAGCAGATGGAAGACCACTACTTCGGTAGCATTCCGTCCCGCATTTTGAACTTCATGAACGATGTGGAAAAGGAACTCTGGAAGCTCGGTATTCCGGCCAAGACCCGCCACAACGAAGTCGCTCCGGCTCAGTTCGAACTTGCTCCGATGTTCGAAGAAGTAAACCTCGCTTGCGACCACAACATGCAGATTATGGAAGTCCTCCGTCAGGTTGCTGACCGCCACGGACTCGTCTGCCTCCTCCATGAAAAGCCGTTTGCCGGCATCAACGGTTCTGGTAAGCACAACAACTGGTCTGTGAACTACGGCAAGACCAACCTCTTGAACCCGGGCAAGGATCCGCACCAGAACGCCATTTTCCTCACCACGCTCTGCGCTGTGATTTACGCTGTCGATACTCACGCTGACTTGCTCCGTATGGCTGTTGCAAGTGCCGGTAACGACCACCGTCTTGGCGCAAACGAAGCTCCTCCGGCAATCATCTCCATGTACCTCGGCGACCAGCTTGCTGACGTCGTTGACCAGCTCGAAAAGGGCGATCCGAAGTCCAGCAAGCAGGCTGGCGCTCTCAAGCTCGGTTCCGACACCCTTCCGCCGCTCCCGCGTGACGCTACGGACCGCAACCGTACTTCTCCGTTCGCATTCACCGGCAACAAGTTCGAATTCCGTGCACCGGGTTCTAGCCAGAGCTGCTCTGAACCGAACGTTATCCTCAACACGATCGTTGCCGAAGCATTCGACATTATCGCCGACAAGCTTGCAAGCGTTCCTTCCGACAAGTTCCACGAAGAACTCCAGAAGCTCTTGCAGAAGATCGTGAAGGAACACAAGCGTGTTATCTTCAACGGCAACGGCTATACCGACGAATGGGTTGAAGAAGCAGCAAAGCGCGGTCTCCCGAACATTCGCACCACGATGGAAGCACTCCAGGCTCTCACCAAGAAAGAAAACGTCGCCCTCTTCGAAAAGTACGGTGTGTTCAACAAGCGCGAACTCGACTCCCGTTACGAAGTCAACATGGAAGACTACCACAAGAAGATTCACATTGAAGGCGAAATCGCACGCGATATGGCAAAGGACATCATCCTCCCGCAGGCTATTGAAGCATACTCCACCGCTCTCAAGGCAAACGAAATGGCGTTGAACCAGGGTCTCCCGGCTCTCGATTCTTACGCCAAGCCGCTTGGCGAAGGCATCAAGAAGTTGCTCGCAGCAATCGAAGTGATGGAAAAGGCTCTCGCAGGGAAGCACGAAGATATCTTGAACGGCATGCTCGACCTCCGCTTGGTCGTGGACGCTCTCGAAAAGGTTGTCCCGGACGAAAAGTGGCCGCTTCCGAAATATCGCGAGATGCTTTTCATTTATTAA
- a CDS encoding DMT family protein has protein sequence MKAGIFTILLLCCSNIFMTFAWYGNLKLKEMHISTDWPLFLVILASWGIALLEYSFMIPANNIGSRINGGPFSLMQLKIIQEAISITVFTTIAVTVFHTETLQWNHIVAFLFIIAAVFFAFLK, from the coding sequence ATGAAAGCTGGTATTTTTACAATTCTTCTTCTCTGCTGTTCCAACATCTTTATGACGTTCGCTTGGTACGGCAATCTTAAACTCAAGGAAATGCACATCAGCACCGACTGGCCGCTTTTCCTCGTGATTCTAGCCTCGTGGGGCATTGCGCTCCTGGAGTACAGTTTCATGATTCCAGCAAACAACATTGGAAGCCGCATCAACGGCGGGCCTTTTAGCCTGATGCAGCTGAAGATCATTCAGGAAGCAATTTCAATTACGGTGTTCACGACGATTGCAGTGACTGTATTCCATACAGAAACACTCCAGTGGAACCACATTGTGGCGTTCCTGTTCATCATCGCTGCAGTCTTTTTCGCTTTCCTGAAATAA
- the dapF gene encoding diaminopimelate epimerase, with the protein MSLKFSKWTGLGNDFVLVEPGESFDMTPGKALEQRVIELCDRRFGIGADGVVVVTPINENVKSNEFEMRIFNADGSEAAMCGNATRCVAKFIQSRGLSDDSNFVLHTKSGLVKPSVLPDGRVCVNMGLPRDFLGTIKLTADTFDFTGVTVSMGNPHTVIFVDDIEKIQLENWGRILEVDKIFPDRCNIEFAQVIDENTIRMRVWERGCGVTMACGTGSCATLVAAQRTGRIGLEADVVLDGGTLHIKHEEGGPVFMTGPAKEVFKGVVD; encoded by the coding sequence ATGTCTTTAAAATTTTCAAAATGGACTGGCCTCGGCAACGACTTCGTTCTCGTCGAACCTGGTGAGTCATTCGACATGACTCCAGGCAAGGCTCTGGAACAGCGTGTAATTGAACTTTGCGATAGACGCTTTGGCATTGGCGCTGACGGGGTAGTTGTCGTGACTCCGATAAACGAAAATGTAAAAAGCAACGAGTTTGAAATGCGTATTTTCAACGCAGACGGTTCCGAAGCTGCCATGTGCGGTAATGCCACGCGTTGTGTTGCGAAGTTTATTCAAAGTCGCGGTCTTAGCGACGATAGCAATTTTGTCTTGCACACCAAAAGCGGTCTTGTAAAGCCATCCGTTCTGCCGGATGGCCGTGTTTGTGTAAATATGGGCCTCCCGCGCGATTTCTTGGGAACGATCAAGCTCACGGCAGATACTTTTGATTTTACAGGTGTAACGGTTTCGATGGGCAATCCGCATACCGTTATTTTCGTTGACGATATCGAAAAAATCCAGCTTGAAAATTGGGGACGCATCCTCGAAGTGGACAAGATTTTCCCTGACCGCTGCAACATTGAATTTGCACAAGTGATCGACGAAAATACGATCCGCATGCGCGTCTGGGAACGCGGTTGTGGCGTGACGATGGCTTGTGGCACAGGAAGCTGCGCAACGCTTGTTGCCGCCCAGCGCACCGGTCGCATTGGCCTCGAAGCTGACGTCGTCCTGGATGGCGGTACGCTCCACATCAAGCACGAAGAAGGCGGCCCTGTCTTTATGACCGGCCCCGCGAAGGAAGTCTTTAAAGGAGTAGTTGATTAA